Part of the Camelus bactrianus isolate YW-2024 breed Bactrian camel chromosome 6, ASM4877302v1, whole genome shotgun sequence genome, CTGAAAAACACAGCTAGATTTCAAATTCCTATacctgtatctgtatctatagatacagacgtatttatttatttatttgggggcgTTCTAATCCTAACCCTGCATGATGATGCTACAGACAACTCTTTGCCACACACTAGGGCCTTcatttaagagaaaaatcacattttatttcacCTTCGTCCACCCTTGAAAGTAATGTCCAAAACTGCTACGCTGCCGCAAGAAACTTGACTTTCTTATTCAAGATGTCTCTGGACTCCAAAGACCCTGACTTGgcaatgaatttatttaaatgttgtgCATGTTGAACAAGTACACGATGGAGTCGGGAGAGGGAGAGGATTAACGCTGAAAAAGTTTTCTCAAGCCTAAATCACTCCTAGGTGTCTCCGCCAGGATCTCAGTAGGAAACGCCTTCAAAACAACGAGGTAATTCAATCTGCACCACTACCCCCATTAGCAAATTGAATGCCAAGATAATGGCTTTCATGTCACCTCGCTCGCCAAGATAGAAACAAAGCCTGTCAAGACAGGTTTTCAAAACGACATCACCAAGTGAAACGTACGTACACATCTGCTAGTCCAAACagcctctcagcctccactgccgCCACCTCCCGCGGCGGCAGAGCCCGAAAACAGCGTCCGCCACTCCTCCAAGTTTACGCAcgagttttaaaaaaacaaaacctatgcTTTCAGTTACTCACCTCTGCAAAATCACTCTGGGAGGATTACACCTTCCCTTATTCTCTTTCTACGCCAACACTCGGGAGAAGAATTCCCAGATGCCATTTGCCCATTTCTGGTGCCACTAAAATCACGGGCGGGTCTAACGAAGTAAAACATGGTTTAGCCATCGGGAAGTGGTAGAGGACTCCTATTGCCAAGGAGGAACCAAGTTCTGCTCCTCAAAGTTCTGAGGTGCAAAAATAATCCTGAGATTTTcccagaaggaagcagagaggagggggTTCTGTCAACTGGAGAGGTTTTGAGGGGCTAAGGGGACACCATCGGGTTagggctttctctttctttttgcggCATTCTCTCTTTTCGCTCAACAAATTGGGTTCTAAGTCCTCGGGGCTGTGGAGGGTACCCTATGCAGGGCGCGCAACAACAAACTCTGCTGGCTCTTCTTGCGCCGCGTCCCAAGCCCTCCAACCTACCCTCCCGACACCCTCAATCCCACGCACTCCGGTCTCCCGCAGCCTTGGCGCGGAGCGACTCACAACTAAAGGCAGGGAGCACATGGTGAAGAGCACGGTCATGAGGGCCAACAGCAGGAGATGATCCAGCTCCTCCAGGGGCTGCGAGGTCGCCTCCTTCTCTCGGGCGCCAGGCTCCGCGCGGTCCCTGGGACCCGAGCGCGGGAGCCTCCTAAGCCGGCGGTGCATCGCGTAGAGGTTGCGCATGGCGCTCAGGTTGCACAGCACGATGGCGAGAACCAGCAGCGCCAAGAGGCTGGCGTAGAGCACCGAGTAGCTCAGCACCGACAACGAGCGCTCCTCGTGGACCATTTGGATGAAGCACCAGGTGCCAGGGCAGTACTGCACGAACTTCCCGAAGCCCGCGAAGGGCAGCGCGCAGAAAGCCAGGCAGAAGGCGCCCACGACGGGTGCCACTAGCGCGCCCCGGCGCGGGGTGATGTGCCGTCGGTAGAAGAAGGGGTGCCCCAGGGAAAGCCAGCACTCCAGGGCCATGGCCAGGAGCTGCAGCGTCGAGGCGAGCCCGAAGAAGGACATGATGAAGGCGAAGGCTTGGCACAGCGAGCTGCCCGATGCAGGCACGAGCGCCTGCAGGCTTCGGTTCTGCGCGTAGGCGGCCAGCACGAAGGGGCTCACGAGGGACTTGCCCAGCAAGTCGGTGACCGTCAGGCCGCACACCAGCACATAGAAGACCGAAGGCGGTGCGCGCGGTGGGCGCGGCGGGCGCGGCGGACACGACCCCAGCCCAGAGCGCgccagcagccccagggccagCAGGTTGCCCAAGAGGCCCGCGCTGAAGAGCACCCCGCCCATCGTCGCCGAGTTGCCCTTCTCCACCGAGGTGGTATTGTGGCACCGGTAGACCGGTAGCCTCATGGCGGGCGGCGCAGCAGGCCCACGGGGAGGCTGCGGAACGGCCGGGGCCCCGGCGTCGGGATGCGGAGGAGCCCCCCACGGCCCAGCGCGCCGCTTGCCGAGAGAAGCTGCGCCGCGGAGGAAGCTCCGCGGGCGGCGGGGTGTTCCCCTAGGCAGTCGCTTCCTATGTAAACTCGCCCGTCACACCCCGCCCCCAAGGGCGGGACCCACGGCGGGTGCGCACGCCGCGCAGGTTTTGCAGAGCCGCGGGCAGCCGAGCGAAGAGTTCGGCCGCGACGCGCCGGGTCCTGAGGAGAGACCGACCCTCAGGCCCAGAGtcggaaggaaagaagaaaagtagcCAGAGCCCCAGCACCCAAGGCCAGTCCTTCCCGGGAGGCAAGAGAACTAATGAAATAGAGGAGTAATTAAGTAGCGGCCACtagggaggaggtggtggtgtggTGGGAGTTTGGTGGTGGCCGAGAACTCGGAAGATGAGCGCGGAGGGGAGGCTCAGAAAGCGCTCCCACTAGTTTTTGAATTAGTAGGTTAAGGAGGGGGAAAGGCCGATATTTGCATAACACTTAAGCCTTAGCTCGCATTCTCTTTGAGATCTTAAAACAGCAACAGTGAGCTTCTTTGCAAATGTGAGGTAACAGATCTTAGAAGGTTATGTCGTCCCCCAAGGTGACAGGTAGTACTTGGCCAAGCTGGACCTGGAACCCGGATCTTCTATTTATAGAGTCCATCTGTCTTGCTTCCATGGTTTCTCCTCTCAAGATTATAGGGAAGTGGTTCCAGGGAAAACCAAGAGATATTGGGTACCATGAATCACAGTGGTTGTGTAGACACGTGGGAGATGGATGGCTAAGAGCACTGATGCTGTCAACAGAGAGACCTGGGTTTAAGTCCCAGTTCTGCTACTCACTGCCTGTGTGACCCTGAGGGAGTTACTTAACCTCACAAAAAGTAACATCTAACCAGCCTGCTTGGCTCTTTTGAGGCATAGGGATAACATGTAAAGTGTAGAGACATAGGAAGTGCTCAGTAGGACACAATTGTGAGCATTCTCCCatgttttagaaagattttattattattattattgaagtatagtcagttttcaatgttgtgttaatttctggtgtacaacatagtgattcagctatatatacatgtatatgtgtgtgtgtgtgtgtgtgtgtgtgtgtattttccttttccttacaaggtactgaatataattccctgtgctacagggtaggaccttgttggttatctatcttatatatattagttagtatctgcaaccATAGTTAGTATCTGgaaaccatgtttgttttctatgcctaagagtctatttctgttttgtaaataagtccatttttgtcactttttaagattccacataagagtgaaatcaaatggtatttttctttctctttctggcttacttcacttagtatgataatctccaggtccatctgtgttgctgcaaatgatgatattttattctttttatggccgaatagtattccattgtatacatataccacaacttcttcagtcatttgtcaatggacatttaaattgcttccatgtgttgactattgtaaatagtactgctataaatattagggtgcatgtatctttttgaatgagagtAGGAAGGCTGTTTTAGTAGCTAATGTCTAACTGCAGTTTTTAGCatgaattttgaaagtagaaaATAGTAGACTTGGTTTGGAGCTTTTTCGCTCTGATTTGTGATACTAGGAAACATTTCTTCCCTTCTGGCCTTGGACTTGGGTGTATCATAGAGGTAGGGAATTAACTGTGATAAGTGTGACCTGTTTCTTTAATTAACACTTGATACTCTAGGAGAGAAACTGGCTTTGATATGAAATTTGAATAGGATGACTGGGCTCCTGTTACATAAGCAATAAAATTATGCCTTGGCTTGAAGAAGCTCATTTTTAGGTTCAGTGCCTGTTGCCGTGGGCAGACTCAGGGAGGAAGTAAGAGTCTTGGGCTTAAATGTAAAAGCCTTTGAGTGTAGCCCGAGAGGCTGCTTTCAGACTGAAAGCCTGGCCAGGAATTCAGGCTATGGCATGGAGACAAAAGAGTTCAAGCTTTGGAATCAGATAGTTCtgaactagctgtgtgacccgggGGGTAGTTTACTCATCTGTCCGaagtttatttccttaaaaataggATATGGGACTTATTAGGACCTCGTGGGGTTGTTGTGAAATTGAGAAAGCATAAAGTGTTTGGCATAGGctaattaaaataacatttataggCCATTATTTATATATGCTGAGCACTCTAATCCTTGTACACCTATTGACTCAATTAATAGAACATCTTCCATGGGCTTAGTTTCTGTCTCCCTCTCATTGCCACCTCTCCTCCCTACCTCCAATCCCTAATGAGCAAGGATGGATTTGGAAGAGTTCCATTCAAGTTGATGAGGTGAAGGAGGGAACAGGCCCTATAACCAAAAGACACAAGAATCTGATGCAATCTGACATCTCCTCTTCAGACAGACACACATTTGCATCATTTATACTACTTACAGTATGTTTCCAGTTTCCTAAAGTCCCAGCAAGCTGCCCTGAGGAAGCCCAGTGGATTCTGGCTTAAGACTCTTCCTCTAAGGACATCGTACAGGGATGTTCTCTGAAGCATCTCTACCCCTATTTTTTGCAGTCTTGTTTTTCTGCTCTAGCTGCCTCGACCACCatacctcttccaagaatataaATAACCTTTTGGAAACAACTCCAAAGTGTGACTGAAGGGACAGCTGTGAATCCTTAACATGATCTACGTATGTCATGCTTTAAAGGTTGATGGCTTTGAATGGACACAATTCAGGAAACCACAGGCTTCCTCCTGGCCAGCGTACTGGCCTTTACCATGGAGTTTCCGGCTGCTTTCCTGCCCATTTGCTCTTGTTCGCCCTGCCCTGTTCTCAGGCTTCACTTTGCAGTCTCCTGTCCCTCCTCCTAAGAACTCTTATTTTACAGCTTCACTGTACAGCcaagaaaagtaaatttgttCACACATCTCAAGTATTTTTTGAACTCTTACTTTGTGCCGGGCTTAGGGGTGAGATACGTGGGCCCTGAGGAACACACAGCAAGTAAAGGAAGGCAAAGGTCATGTCATGTGACTTTTACAtggttatacatttttatatccaTTTTCAGAGTAACAAGGTTAAgcttgctctttctttctttccttctttctctttcttttttcccctctaagaGGGAAACTGCTAATGAAAATATCTTCGGCTCAGTTACATAATAAAGTTATCTTCATTGTCTGCAGAGCTGCTTAATTTGGGTTATGAGACAAATCTTCTGGGAAAATATATATGGTATAATTTGAACTGACATctgaatatataattatattatgactttgtaaatgtaaaaaatatatatgttcctGGATAAGAACTAGAAGTTGACATAggcaaataaaacaatttaaacttGAGAAGGGATAGTGGAAAAACTTTTCCTGGGGTTTGTGATATTTTCACTGTGGGTATCTGTTTATctaaaaagattttaaacagaAAGCAAGTGTAGGCTCATGGCCAGAttttacaaagaggaaaataggaaaaaaatatttcctggatCCATCCTGACTATGCTTCTAAGTCTTATCCATCCCTCAGTCCCACTGAACTCCAAGCAGTGTTTTAGGCTGGGGATTGTGATGAGCAGAGAAGAGAGACAAGGAAAGCTAAAACATAGAGGGCAAACTTAGCATCTGATTTTGGAGCATCTGCTGGGTGCTAGCGGCCGTGCTATATGCTTCTCCACATGCAGGGAGTGGGGTGGTGGCAGAGCAGTATGGTGGGGCTGGGAAAGGTGTCAGGAGTCATACTGTGTGAATTCAGAGCTCGGCTTTGCCCCATGTCAGCTCTGCACCCTTGAGCAACCTTCTGAgctttctaaacctcagtttccttgtctgtagaaATGGAGGGAAGAGGAATAATTGTACTGAACTCACGAGGTAATTATGTGgcttaaatgaaaaaagtaatcTGCATAGAGCAGTCATTCTCAACCTTGgctacactttatttttttaattgaagtataactgatttacaatattatgttagtttcaggtctatggaaaagtgattcagttatatatatatatatatatatatatatatatatatatatatatatatatatatatatattaaacattttttattgatttataatcattttacaatgttgtgtcaaattccagtgtagagcacaatttttcagttatacatgaacatatatatattcattgtcacatttttttctctgtgagctaccataagatcttgtatatatttccctgtgctatacagtataatcttgtttatctattctacaattttgaaatcccagtctatctcttcccaccccctgcccccttggcaaccgcaagtttatattctatgtctgtgagtctatttctgttttgtatttatgctttgtttgcttttgtttttgttttgttttgttttagattccacatatgagtgatctcatacggtatttttctttctctttctggcttatatatatacataatttcagattattttccattataagttattagaagatattgactATTTCCCcctatgttatacagtaaatccctcttgcttatctattttatacatagtaatatgtatttgttaatcccatactactaatttatccctccccccactttcctctttggtaaccataagtttgttttctatgtctttgagtctgtttctattttgtatatagattcatttgtattattttttagattccaaatataagtgatatacatttgtctttctctgtctgacttacttcacgtgGTATATTTTCTAGTTGCTGCAAaaggcaacatttcattcttttttaatggctgcataatatcccattgtatacacacacacacacacacacacacacatttataggCATCTtcttatccaatcatctgttaatggacactttggttgcctccatgtctcggctattgtatgtAGGTTGGCTGCATTTCAGAATCACTTAGAAAGCTTGAAACCTTTCTGATGCTTCAATACCTCCAACCAATTACATCAGACTCTCAGGGAGTGCCCTCCAGGCTTCATTACACTATGCTGTTAAGGTGAGAACCACTGGACAAGAATGTTCAGTGTAGTGCTGTGGCTTGCTCTGCATGGCTCTGTTAGTGGTGTCAATGTTTTTATTCTTACCAACAGCACCAGAgaagttttccttctttctctcctgtttttCAGCTAAGGGAAATGAGACTCAGGTTAAGAACTTCTTCAGGTTCACATAACTAGTAGGTGATGAGGATAGAATGGCATCCAGGTCTTTTGGATTCCCCAAGCCTCTGTTTTGGTGAaggaggagagcagagaagacaagagggtgagagagaaaggaaggaccCTGCGATTTTCTGTAATTGCTCAGAAGTCAGGGGGCAGAACTGCCTCAGGGTCAGACGGCATGTCAGTTGCCTGCATTTCTGCTGGTCGCATATGTCATTTGGCTAAGTCTGCACAAATGTCATATCAGTATCTGTTCGGTAAAGTTTGAAGGTGGTTTTAGTAAAGTCTTCATTTGGTCTGATTCTAATTTCTGCTTTTTAGGGTCCCCTAGTCTTTTATCCCACCAGAAGtttcattttgatattttttgcTGCCAAAGCGAGTGATCAAATCCTCCAGAGATtctggggagtgtgtgtgtcttGGCGAACCTCGGTTGACCTTCTGTGTCCAAGTATAAATCGAAATCAGGATTTCTGTATGTTCGGGACGTAGAGAAAACGTATTCTCAATAATAGCTTGGCTGTAGTTTAAACCCAGAATGaatttttgaaaatgctttttggTGATAATCTGGGAGTAAATAAATGGTGgaataataaaattttgttaaCCCAATTATTGGCTGATTACTGAGATATTCTAGCAGTTTGCTTGTGAGTCTAAGGGGCTGTTGGCAGGTGTGGCTGGATTGTGCCCTATAAAGCAGACCCTGAGATGGAGATTAGCGTGTAGGATATTTATTTCGGAGATTAACACCTGTGAAAGGGAAGGAACAGAAGCAGGATTTGAGCAGAGGGAGAAGTCAGGCAGGGATACAGTTTCAATAGAAGTCCTGAACCAACCTGACTAGAAGCTCAGAAGCTGCAAGAGGCCCTCAGAACTGCCCTGGGTTGAGGGTGAGGGCCTTATCACCGTGGGTGGGCTAGGTACTGGGGGTCCAGGGAAGGGCACAAGGCCTTGGGTGCAGCAACTCTCTTGAGATAAGGCAACGCCTGGAGTGGGCTGACAACTAAGGGATCTGGTTGGTGCATCGCAGCATCTAAGACCAGGACAGTGCTGGTGGGCATCTCAGCTGAGACCCAGAGGCAGTGGGCCCTTAAGCTCCACCTACCCTTGCCTCAGGTTAAAGGAGCCTCCCTCAGCCCCTTTCTGGTGACCCCAGGCAGGTTAGGCCAATGCCTAGGTCACAGCCGTCCAATGCTATTTTTTGATTCATACCTTTTTTGACATCTCTTTCCTTAACATAGTCTTGGGTTTTTATTTCACCTGCCTGAACCCTCACCAGTCTTCTTCAGATTCTTCCGGGAAGTTCCTCAC contains:
- the PTGDR gene encoding prostaglandin D2 receptor, whose protein sequence is MRLPVYRCHNTTSVEKGNSATMGGVLFSAGLLGNLLALGLLARSGLGSCPPRPPRPPRAPPSVFYVLVCGLTVTDLLGKSLVSPFVLAAYAQNRSLQALVPASGSSLCQAFAFIMSFFGLASTLQLLAMALECWLSLGHPFFYRRHITPRRGALVAPVVGAFCLAFCALPFAGFGKFVQYCPGTWCFIQMVHEERSLSVLSYSVLYASLLALLVLAIVLCNLSAMRNLYAMHRRLRRLPRSGPRDRAEPGAREKEATSQPLEELDHLLLLALMTVLFTMCSLPLVYRAYYGAFKTVREKNATAEEAEDLLALRFLSVISIVDPWIFIIFRTSVFRMLFHKIFIRPLLYRNCHRDSCQGNVESSL